From Candidatus Zixiibacteriota bacterium:
TCCCCGACAGCATGGGCCGGATGCCCTTCGTTCATGGAACAGCAGGTTCCTCGCTTCGCTCGAAACGACATGCTTACCCGGACAATGGGAATCCCCGCCACCACGAGCGGAGCGAGGGGTCTGCTTCTTGGGGGACTGGGCTCGTTGTGAATCCGGTCCGGCCGACACACGGACAGCACGGCATGGTCATTCCCCGCATCGATCCCCGAGCCGCCGGACTGGTCTTCCTGTCGACTGCCGTGTGGGTGATCGCGACCACGTCGGTTGCCGGTGGTCTCGCTTGGGCACTGGGTCTGATTCTGCTTCTCGCGGGAATGTCGCGTCAGGGACACGCGTCTGCACCGCTCCCGCGCCGTTGGCTCGCCTGGACCTTGCTGGTCGCGGTGGCAACCGCGCTGTTGTATGCGATTTTCGTGTCGGCAGGCGATGACATCGTCCTTCAGTGGGGCATGCTCAGACTGACCGAGACCGGCCTGCTCCTCGGTATGCGGATGGGCCTGCGCCTGATGGCCCTGGCTGTGTTGGCCGCGCTCGCGGCTCTGGTAACCGCACCGTTGGGAATGGCGGCGGGGGTGACGCGGACTCTGCTTCCGCTCCGACGCGTCGGTGTACCTGTCGAGACCATCTTCTACTTTGCGTTCTTCGTGCTGCGGATGTTCCCGCTCTTGGTTCGGGAGAGCCACGCGATCCGTTTGGCGCAACAGGCGCGCGGGA
This genomic window contains:
- a CDS encoding energy-coupling factor transporter transmembrane component T; translation: MVIPRIDPRAAGLVFLSTAVWVIATTSVAGGLAWALGLILLLAGMSRQGHASAPLPRRWLAWTLLVAVATALLYAIFVSAGDDIVLQWGMLRLTETGLLLGMRMGLRLMALAVLAALAALVTAPLGMAAGVTRTLLPLRRVGVPVETIFYFAFFVLRMFPLLVRESHAIRLAQQARGIRFAGSLWARWRSLPALLVPVFAAALRRGDQLALALAARGMDVRRTPAMVLALRFRGIDWFLSVVVFAGWAAWLWFRLH